One Edaphobacter flagellatus genomic region harbors:
- the lpxC gene encoding UDP-3-O-acyl-N-acetylglucosamine deacetylase: MRSQVHLECTIRSAIEFSGVGLHSGAPVSMRLVPAPAGSGIVFRRTDLDNFEITATGRNVAKVSYATSLMRGSVLISTTEHLLSALIGYGVDNVIVEINNLEVPILDGSALPYIRAFEETGLKQQRRRREYMRILKDVEVRDGAKFIGVYPGKGYQIDYMIDFPEPIGVEGFRGDLATGDYARLIAPARTFGFKEDEAMLRNMGLIRGVSDDSAIILSRKGVENGPLRFDDEFVRHKVLDLIGDLALAGRRIEGRVVAERAGHAMHTALVQRLLKDRSAWELAHVHDEVHEPETARASVSMQPVTV; encoded by the coding sequence GTGAGATCGCAGGTGCACCTGGAATGCACAATCCGGTCGGCGATTGAGTTCAGTGGAGTAGGGCTGCACTCGGGGGCTCCGGTGTCGATGCGGTTGGTTCCGGCTCCGGCTGGTTCGGGCATCGTCTTTCGCAGGACCGATCTGGACAACTTCGAGATTACGGCGACGGGGCGGAACGTGGCGAAGGTGAGTTACGCGACGAGCCTGATGCGCGGGTCGGTGCTGATCTCGACGACGGAGCATCTGTTGAGCGCGCTGATTGGCTATGGGGTCGATAACGTCATCGTCGAAATCAACAACCTTGAAGTGCCAATTCTGGATGGCAGTGCGCTGCCGTATATTCGCGCGTTTGAAGAAACAGGGCTGAAGCAGCAGCGGCGTCGGCGTGAGTACATGCGCATCCTCAAAGATGTTGAGGTGCGCGACGGTGCGAAGTTTATCGGCGTGTATCCGGGCAAGGGCTACCAGATCGACTACATGATTGATTTTCCGGAGCCGATTGGCGTGGAGGGATTTCGCGGCGACCTGGCGACGGGCGATTATGCGCGGCTGATTGCTCCGGCGCGTACGTTTGGGTTTAAGGAAGACGAGGCGATGTTGCGGAACATGGGATTGATCCGCGGCGTTTCGGACGACAGCGCAATTATTCTTTCGCGCAAGGGCGTGGAGAATGGTCCGCTGCGCTTTGACGATGAATTTGTGCGGCACAAGGTGCTGGACCTGATCGGCGATCTTGCCCTGGCGGGACGCAGGATCGAAGGCCGCGTGGTGGCGGAGCGCGCGGGACATGCGATGCATACGGCCCTGGTGCAGCGATTGCTGAAGGATCGCAGCGCGTGGGAGCTGGCGCATGTGCATGATGAAGTGCATGAGCCGGAGACGGCGCGGGCTTCGGTGAGTATGCAGCCCGTTACGGTTTAG
- a CDS encoding tetratricopeptide repeat protein — translation MRRRLAVVCCCAVWVGAVLQLAVAQQPAMLCHSEEMTGIVTSAETLPPPVKMTGIGNSSMAITVANDEARMWFTQGLNLLHDFWDYEAARAFEQAVRVDPQCAMCYWGLYQAASFHRSGVKWGDDALARAVELAKDKKRATHAEQLYIKAAEQSHKEQAERSKHGPNTGGSTGSKPAAYKESKETKTLRKLVKMLPEDVQARVYLAESMMNGFDAKGMPKQGTAEGQQILVEILKEHPDDTAANHYWIHAVEPGNRPELALESARKLGALTPASGHMVHMPGHIFYRTGDYEAARASFENSMRVDEAYMQAQKVTVANDWNYVHNLMYLVANLMEAGRVVEAIEISAKLTHARGEAGGTLYRQTPRDGLTRLNVQLPVFLRAGAWGSATEALEKSAPDPELKNLTGLRKVMLDYTQGMAALERGDAKLARRSADALAEYVKTKPEEDKDSMPGMAAMSMAKDAMAKPLHSFLDVASLELTASVLLAEGRGVESDAMFTKAADAERELGYREPPMYIRPVGESRGDALLRAKRYDEAKAAYEAALKERPNSGYPLFGIAQADVGAKRTREATEDYARLLKAWSKADADLPQVQVARAWIEGQAVSGQ, via the coding sequence ATGCGACGTCGGTTGGCGGTAGTTTGTTGTTGTGCTGTCTGGGTAGGTGCGGTGTTGCAGCTTGCGGTGGCGCAGCAGCCGGCGATGCTATGTCACAGCGAGGAGATGACGGGGATTGTGACGTCGGCTGAGACGCTGCCGCCTCCTGTGAAGATGACGGGGATCGGCAATAGCTCGATGGCGATTACGGTGGCCAACGATGAGGCGCGGATGTGGTTTACGCAGGGGCTGAATCTGCTACACGACTTCTGGGACTATGAGGCGGCGCGTGCCTTTGAGCAGGCGGTACGCGTGGATCCGCAGTGTGCGATGTGCTACTGGGGGTTGTATCAGGCGGCGAGTTTTCACAGGAGCGGCGTGAAGTGGGGAGACGATGCTCTGGCTCGCGCAGTGGAGCTGGCGAAAGACAAGAAGCGTGCGACGCATGCAGAGCAGCTCTACATCAAGGCTGCCGAACAGAGTCATAAGGAGCAGGCGGAGCGGTCGAAGCATGGGCCGAATACGGGCGGCAGCACAGGGTCGAAGCCAGCAGCGTACAAGGAATCGAAGGAGACGAAGACGCTGCGCAAGCTGGTGAAGATGCTGCCGGAGGATGTGCAGGCTCGGGTTTATCTGGCTGAGTCGATGATGAACGGCTTCGACGCGAAGGGTATGCCGAAGCAGGGAACGGCGGAGGGGCAGCAGATTCTGGTGGAGATTTTGAAGGAGCATCCGGATGACACGGCGGCGAATCATTACTGGATTCATGCGGTGGAGCCCGGGAATCGTCCTGAGCTGGCGCTGGAGAGCGCGAGGAAGCTGGGGGCGTTGACGCCGGCTTCGGGACATATGGTGCATATGCCGGGGCACATCTTTTATCGCACGGGAGATTATGAGGCGGCGCGCGCGTCGTTTGAGAACTCGATGCGTGTGGATGAGGCGTACATGCAGGCGCAGAAGGTGACGGTGGCCAACGACTGGAACTACGTGCACAACCTGATGTACCTGGTTGCGAATTTGATGGAAGCGGGCAGAGTGGTGGAGGCAATCGAGATTTCGGCGAAGCTGACGCATGCGCGGGGTGAGGCGGGTGGGACGTTGTATCGGCAGACTCCTCGTGATGGGTTGACGCGGCTGAATGTGCAGCTGCCGGTGTTTCTGCGTGCGGGTGCGTGGGGATCGGCTACGGAGGCGTTGGAGAAGAGCGCTCCTGATCCGGAGCTGAAGAATCTTACCGGTCTGCGGAAGGTGATGCTGGATTACACGCAAGGCATGGCAGCTCTGGAGCGCGGCGATGCGAAGTTGGCTCGGCGCAGTGCAGATGCGTTGGCGGAGTATGTGAAGACGAAGCCGGAAGAGGACAAGGATTCGATGCCAGGGATGGCGGCAATGTCGATGGCGAAGGATGCGATGGCCAAGCCGCTGCACAGCTTTCTGGATGTGGCTTCGCTGGAGCTGACGGCGAGTGTGTTGCTGGCGGAGGGCCGCGGCGTGGAGTCGGATGCGATGTTTACGAAGGCTGCGGATGCGGAGCGGGAGCTGGGATATCGCGAGCCGCCGATGTATATCCGGCCGGTGGGTGAGTCGCGCGGCGATGCGCTGCTGCGGGCGAAGCGCTATGACGAGGCGAAGGCCGCGTACGAGGCGGCGCTGAAGGAGCGGCCGAACTCAGGCTATCCACTGTTTGGGATTGCACAAGCGGATGTGGGGGCGAAGCGGACGCGCGAGGCGACGGAGGATTATGCGCGATTGCTGAAGGCGTGGTCGAAGGCGGATGCCGACCTGCCGCAGGTGCAGGTGGCGCGAGCCTGGATTGAGGGTCAGGCGGTAAGTGGGCAGTAA
- a CDS encoding GntR family transcriptional regulator, which yields MIFRLNPASGHPLYLQLMEQVRHAVETGVLQDGDLMPGIRTLAEQLIVSHNTVARAYMELQHEGLLELRHGSGAYISTPRNARSRTGKLLKAQAKVRGVVDDLHEDGFSPDEIRRLFENQLIHIAATARNS from the coding sequence ATGATTTTTCGCCTGAATCCAGCTTCCGGTCACCCCCTCTATCTCCAGCTCATGGAACAGGTACGCCACGCCGTAGAAACCGGTGTCCTGCAGGATGGTGACCTCATGCCCGGCATTCGCACGCTGGCCGAGCAACTCATTGTGAGCCACAACACCGTCGCCAGGGCTTACATGGAGCTGCAGCACGAAGGCCTCCTCGAGCTTCGTCACGGCTCTGGCGCATATATCTCTACACCTCGCAATGCCAGATCACGCACCGGCAAACTCCTCAAGGCACAGGCGAAGGTGCGCGGCGTAGTCGATGACCTGCACGAAGACGGCTTCTCTCCAGACGAAATCCGCCGGCTCTTTGAGAACCAGCTCATCCACATCGCAGCAACAGCGAGGAACTCATGA
- the folK gene encoding 2-amino-4-hydroxy-6-hydroxymethyldihydropteridine diphosphokinase has protein sequence MRGLLSPQRASSLGTPVLGSARNDTFFGCVRAPVRIGFLYAHLMTGLFKEKAAIALGSNLASPYGDREANLREAVRRLGALGKVTAVSRFYDTEPVGYVEQPRFLNGAVVLETSLSAEDLLQGMMEIERAMGRERVIAKGPRVVDLDLLLYGSKVASTAELTLPHPEMHQRRFVLEPLSEIAGEWVHPVLGETVRELLDQS, from the coding sequence ATGCGGGGGTTGCTTTCACCCCAACGAGCAAGCTCGCTGGGGACCCCGGTCCTCGGCTCCGCTCGGAATGACACCTTCTTTGGTTGCGTACGGGCTCCGGTGCGCATTGGTTTTCTTTATGCTCATCTGATGACGGGTTTGTTTAAGGAGAAGGCGGCGATTGCGCTGGGGTCGAATCTTGCTTCGCCGTATGGCGATCGCGAGGCGAATCTGCGCGAAGCGGTGCGGCGGCTGGGTGCGCTGGGTAAGGTGACGGCGGTCTCGCGCTTTTACGATACGGAGCCGGTGGGATATGTGGAACAGCCGCGGTTTCTGAATGGCGCGGTGGTGCTGGAGACGTCGCTGTCTGCAGAAGACCTGCTGCAAGGCATGATGGAGATCGAGCGGGCGATGGGCCGCGAGCGTGTGATTGCGAAGGGACCGCGGGTGGTCGATCTCGACCTGCTGCTGTATGGCAGCAAGGTGGCAAGCACGGCGGAGCTCACGCTGCCGCATCCGGAGATGCATCAGCGGCGGTTCGTACTGGAGCCGCTGAGTGAGATCGCGGGCGAGTGGGTGCATCCGGTACTGGGGGAGACGGTGCGGGAGCTGCTGGACCAGAGTTAG
- a CDS encoding ABC transporter ATP-binding protein produces the protein MIPERVIQASNLTKDYGSFRAVNCLNCSVRSERITGFLGRNGAGKSSTIKMLLGMVAPTSGSGTVLGHRISDPRESIEIRRKIAYVGEDKGLYGYMTVAQLIRFTRSFYTDWQPAIEKKLLAEYRLPSDRKVKALSKGMRTKLALLLALSRRPSLLILDEPTEGLDPVSIEELLQTLVSAPANGTTVFFSSHQLSEVERIADDILMIDRGVTVLDMSLEQIRENYRRISLGFSTTAPTLEPLLGVEKMRQDGRQITILASSNADAIAQLGRERGAVAVDISPINLREIFLETVQDRNRQDQQLHREHEDALV, from the coding sequence ATGATTCCAGAGAGAGTCATTCAGGCATCGAATCTCACAAAAGACTACGGCTCGTTCCGCGCCGTCAACTGCTTGAACTGCAGTGTGCGCTCCGAGCGCATCACCGGTTTCCTCGGTCGCAACGGCGCAGGCAAAAGCTCAACCATCAAGATGCTCCTCGGCATGGTCGCACCCACCTCGGGCAGCGGCACTGTTCTCGGTCATCGCATCAGCGATCCTCGCGAGAGCATCGAGATACGCCGAAAAATTGCATACGTCGGCGAAGACAAAGGACTCTACGGCTACATGACCGTGGCACAACTGATCCGGTTTACGCGCTCCTTCTACACAGACTGGCAACCCGCCATTGAAAAGAAATTGCTCGCAGAATATCGCCTGCCCTCAGACCGTAAAGTTAAAGCCCTCTCCAAGGGCATGCGTACCAAGCTGGCGCTACTGCTCGCCCTCTCGCGACGCCCCAGCCTGCTGATCCTCGATGAACCCACCGAAGGTCTCGACCCCGTCTCCATCGAAGAGCTTCTTCAAACATTGGTCAGCGCGCCCGCCAACGGCACGACCGTCTTCTTCTCATCGCATCAGCTCTCCGAGGTCGAACGCATCGCCGACGACATCCTCATGATCGACCGCGGCGTCACCGTCCTCGACATGTCGCTCGAACAGATACGCGAGAACTACCGCCGCATCTCCCTGGGCTTCTCCACCACCGCGCCAACGCTCGAGCCGCTTCTCGGTGTCGAAAAAATGCGTCAGGATGGCCGCCAGATCACCATCCTCGCCAGCAGCAACGCCGACGCCATCGCACAGCTCGGCCGCGAGCGCGGTGCCGTCGCCGTCGATATCTCGCCCATCAACCTGCGCGAGATCTTCCTCGAGACCGTTCAGGACAGAAACCGCCAGGACCAGCAACTGCACCGGGAGCATGAAGATGCTCTGGTATAA